TAAAACAATACTTACTTTACCGGATACTATGAGTGTGGAAAGAAGAAATCTTTTAAAAGCATATGGTGCTGAACTGGTTCTTACAGAAGGTGCAAAGGGAATGAAGGGCGCAATTGCAAAAGCCGACGAGCTTGCACAGGAAATCCCCGGAGCAGTCATTTTAGGGCAGTTTGTAAATCCGGCGAATCCGGCAGTTCATAAAGCGACCACAGGTCCAGAGATTTGGGAGCAGACAGATGGGAAGGTGGATATCTTTGTTGCAGGGGTCGGTACCGGAGGAACAATTACCGGTGTTGGCGAATATCTGAAGGAGCAGAATCCTGATATAAAGATTGTAGCCGTTGAACCGGCCGGAAGCCCTGTGCTTTCCACAGGAACACCGGGTGCTCACAAGATACAGGGTATCGGGCCGGGATTTGTTCCGGAAGTACTTAATACAAAGATCTATGATGAAATCATCACAATTGAAAATGAGGATGCGTTCGCAGAAGGTAAGGCGTTTGCAGTCAGTGAAGGTATTCTGGTCGGCATTTCATCCGGTGCTGCACTAAAGGCTGCTGTGATCTTAGCAAACAGACCCGAAAATAAAGGGAAGACGATTGTCACATTGCTTCCGGATTCGGGAGACAGATATTTATCTACTCCGCTATTTGGCAATAATTAAGGATGAACTATCTGCCCGGAGGTGAATATGTATGAGGCAAACTGAAATCAATCATGTTTTGGATACTTTACATTTAAAAGAAATAGAAGGATTGATACGTGATCTGAAATATGGAAGTATAACAATTATTGTTCAGGATGGCAAGGTTATCCAGATTGATAAGACAGAAAAACACAGAATGAAGGCATGAAATAAAACATGAATAAAGCGTCAATAAAGCATAGAATACATAGGATGTAAGGGTCAAAAAACAATAAAATGCTGACTGGGAAACCGGAGGTTTTGTTAATGAATTTAACAGACCTTCGGTTTTTGTTTTTAATATTTAGCTGGAAATCTGACAAGGAGGTGCAAAATGAACAATACATATAAAAATCTGCAGAAGTCACATCCCTGCTTTGGCGGTCACAAGAATAATGTAGGGAGAATACATCTGCCGGTAAGCCCGGGGTGTAATATTGCCTGTCGGTTCTGCGACCGGGTGATTAATGATGTGGAAGACCGGCCGGGTGTTACCTCTAAGGTAATCACACCGGATGAAAGTATTGAAGTATTGGAACAGGCTTTGAAGATCTGCCCGGAGATTACAGTAGCAGGAATTGCAGGTCCGGGAGATACCCTTGCGTCCGGCTACGCCTTACAGACTTTTCGAAAAGTAAAAGAGAGATTTCCCCAATTAATCAAGTGTATGAGTACGAATGGATTACTTTTATATGAAAAGGCCGATGAGGTGATTGATATCGGGATTGATTCTCTTACAGTTACGGTGAATGCCGTAGATCCTGAAATCGAAGAAAAGCTTAATAAATATATTATTTACCATGGGAGAAAATACGAGGGAATAGAAGGGGCGGAGATACTGATTGAGAATCAACTGAAAGGAATTAAAAAGGTGTCTGATGCAGGAATTACCATAAAAGTAAATTCTGTTTTAGTCCCGGAAATCAATGGTGAGCATATCGAAGCCATTGCAAAAACTGTGAAGAAGGCAGGCGCAAGTATTGATAATATTATTCCACTGATTCCTCAGGCTGAACTTTCCTGCCAAAGGGCACCTGTCTGCTCAGAAATTGATGCGGCCCGAACAAAAGCTTCCAAATATATTGATGTGTTCAGACATTGTCAGCACTGCAGAGCAGATGCAGTTGGCGTACCCGGGAAGTCTGAATTTGGAGATCAGATTTATCAGCGCAGAATATCTGTAAAGGAAACATTTTCACATGGATAATACGGAATATAAATACCGGATAGCGGTAGCAACAACAGATGGAATCGTGGTAAATCAGCATTTTGGAAGAGCAGATGAGTTTCTGATCATAGGCCTGGATTGGCAAAATCAAATACACCGGATTGAAAAACGTCAGGTAAACCCAGTCTGTGATGGTGGCGAACACGATGAAAAAAGGCTTGAAACCACAGTCAACATGTTTACGGACTGCAAATATGTATTGGTGAGCAGAATTGGGGAGGGTGCTGCTTATGCGCTGGAAAAATCAGGTATTATCCCTATAGAGTTTCCGGGAATTATTGAAGAGTCAGTGCAAAGGATTCTCGTACAAGAGTTAGTTTTAAGCATTTATTTATAGAAAGGACTTGATGAGATGGGCGAATTGAGGCAGATTGCAATTTATGGAAAAGGTGGAATCGGAAAATCAACCACAACGCAGAACCTGACAGCAGGGCTGGCAGAATATGGGAAAAAAGTGATGGTAGTAGGATGTGATCCGAAAGCAGATTCTACAAGATTATTACTCGGAGGATTAGCACAGAAGACTGTTTTGGATACTATCAGAGATGAGGGAGATGATATTGAGCTTGACCGCATCTTAAGAGAAGGATTTGGCAGCACGAGATGCGTGGAGTCCGGTGGACCTGAACCGGGTGTGGGCTGTGCAGGAAGAGGTATTATCACCTCAATTAATATGCTGGAAAACCTTGGAGCATATACCGATGACCTGGACTATGTCTTTTATGATGTATTAGGAGACGTTGTCTGCGGAGGATTTGCAATGCCTATCAGAGAAGGTAAGGCAAAAGAGATATACATCGTTGCCAGCGGAGAGATGATGGCATTATATGCAGCCAATAATATTGCCAAAGGTATTAAGAGATATGCTAAAACAGGCGGTGTAAGAATTGGCGGAATCATTTGCAACAGCCGTAATGTGGACCGGGAATTAGATTTGCTTCGTGCTTTCGCAAAGGAACTCGGAACGCAGTTATTGTATTTTGTACCTAGAGATAACATTGTACAGAGAGCGGAAATCAATAAAAAGACAGTAATTGAGTATAAGCCGGATTCTGAACAGGCACAGGAGTACAGAAATCTTGCAGAAGCAGTAATTAACAATACCAACTTTACAATTCCGACGCCAATGACGCAAGAAAGACTCGAAGAAATTCTGTTTGAATATGGTCTTATGGATGTTGCAGATGATTATCACATCTAAGAGAAGGAGAACACTACTATGGTAAAGGTCACAGGACTTAGATATCTCTCAACAAATTTGTTTCGTGAAGATCAGGAGGTGTAAAAAATGGCACTTAATTTAGAAAATTCCAATGTTGCTACCAGAGAGAATCGAATCGGTTCAATTACAGGCTATATTGGGACATTAAGTGATTTGGCAAATCAGAGCAGCTGCGGCACATTAAAGGGATGCTCCAGATGCTTTTCACAATCCAGTACATGTTTATCCAGCTGTGCATTAGGGCAGCTTTCCGCAATTCGTGATGTGGCAATTATCCATCATGGACCAGCAGGATGTTCGGCAGCCAGTGCAGGTGCATATTATCTTGATAAGGTAATGGCAAAGAAGCGCGGAGTCACTACGAATACAGTATATATTGGAACTGACATGAATGAAAATGACACGATTTTCGGTTCGGCAGAAAGTCTTAGAAAAATCATACTTGAGGTAAATAAGAGGTATTCACCTAAGGCAATATTTGTAACAAGCTCCTGTGCTACGGGAATTATTGGTGAAGATATCGACAGTGTGGTAGATGATGTGAAAGATGAAGTGGAGGTACCAATTGTGGCGGTGCACTGTGAAGGATTCAAGTCCAGAATATGGGCAACCGGATTTGATATTTCTGACCATGCAGTGCTGAGCTCTATCGTACAGCCTCCCAGACAGAAGAGAAACACCATAAATTTCAAGAACTTCTATGAAAGTGCAAGACCTGAAATCATAGAAATTTTTAAAAACTTTGATCTGGAACCAATTTTTCTTTATTGTAACTCCACAATAGAAGAACTAAGCCATATATCGGAGTCGCTTGCAACCACATGTATCTGTGGAACGCTTGGAAATTATCTTGGAAATGGTCTGGAAGAAACATATGGGGTTCCGTATATCAGAACGATAAATCCTCTTGGTATTGCGGGTTTTGAAACCTGGCTCAGGGAGATAGGAAGAGTGACAGACAGGTCGGAAGCTGTGGAGAATTATATAGAAGAACAAAGAAAAATCTATATTCCGCAGATTGAAGAAATCAAGAAGGAATTAAAAGGTTTAAGGGCAGTACTTGGCATGGGGCCGGGGTATACATTCGAAGTATCCCGAGTTTTAGATGAACTTGGAGTAGAAGTAGTGTGGGCACTGGCCTGGCATTACGACAAAAAGTATGAAAATGGTGAGGTTCCCCCATCCATGAAATATCTTTTGGAAAATGATGTGGATTTTGAAGCCAGTGTTGCCGATCAGCAGAACTATGAGGTGATGAATATTCTGAAAAAATATCAGCCGGATTTATATCTTTCACGTCATCCCGGTTCTACGGTATGGGCGATTAAGAATGGGACTCCTGCTGTATATGTTGCAGACGAATATATGATCTTTGGATATAAGCACACTTTGGAATTCGCACAATCGATTCTGGACAGTATTCATAACAGAAGTTTTGAAAAGAATCTGGCAAGAAGAGTGAAACTTCCTTATACAGACTGGTGGTATCAACAGAATGTAGATAAATTTTTAGAGGAGGCTAAAAAATAATGGCAAAGCTATTAGATAAACAAAGATATAAATGTGCGATGGGTGCAATGCAGACGGTACAGGCAATCTCCAGAGCCATTCCGGTATTGCATTCCGGGCCCGGGTGTGCACAGAAGCTTTCCGATTCCATTGGAAGTTCAGGATATTTTTCACCAAATATCTTCCCCTGTACCAGTATTAATGAAAAAGATGTAGTATTCGGCGGAGTGAAAAAACTGGAAACCACGATTGAAAATTCATTAAAGGTGATTGATGCAGATTTCTATGTGGTTCTTACAGGATGTATACCGGAAATCGTGGGTGATGATACAGGTGAGGTGGTAAGCCATTTTGAAGATGCCGGCAAACCGGTAATCTATGCATCGACGGCAGGATTTAAAGGTAACAACTATATAGGACATCAACAGATTATCGATGCAATCACAGACCAATATCTTGAAAAGTCTGAAGAACGGGAAAAAGGACTGGTGAATATTTGGGCTGATGTTCCCTATCAGGATTTATTCTGGCTTGGCAATATCAGGGAGCTGGAAAAACTAGTAAAAGAATTAGGATTGACTCCGAACACAATATTCGGATACCAGCGTGGAATTGACAATATTAACAAAATCCCAAAAGCGGAATTCAATCTGCTGGTTTCTCCCTGGGTATCCGTTGAAAATATGAAGAAAATGGAGAAAAAGCTTGGTATTCCATACCTTCATTATCCCACACTTCCGATTGGTGCATTTGAGACCACGAAGTTCTTAAGAGAAGTCGGTAAATTTGCAGGTGTTGATGAAGAAAAGGTAGAAAATATTATCAATAAGCATGAAAATTATTATTATTATCTGATTGAAAGGTATGCCGATCTGTTTCTGGAAACAAGGGTTATGGCAAAACAATTTTCGGTAGTGGCAGATGCCCAGTATACACTTGGTATCACGAAGTTTTTAGTAAATGATTTAGGACTTGTGCCAGCGAAGCAATTTGTTACAGATGATACCCCGAAGGCTTTCCAGGAACAGATTAAAGAAGAATTTGAAAGATTGAATTATGGATTGAAGGCAGAGGTAAGGTTTGAGACAGATGGCTACAAAATACAAAATGAGATTAGGGAACATGACTATCATGGCTACCCACTCATTCTCGGAAGCTATTATGAGAAGGAAATTGCAGAGGAAATGTCTGGACATTACTTAAATATCTCGTGGCCTGTACAGGATAAAGTGGTGCTGGATGATTTCTATGTGGGTTATACCGGCGGAATCCGGCTGATAGAGGATATTTATTCGGTGGCAGTACAGAGATGGAATTAGGATGTAAACCACACAAGGGAGGTGACGTATGTCTTATAAGATAGCAATCGCTTCTTCTGATGAAAAGCAGATTGATGAAACATTTGGTTTGGCAAAACGTTTTCTTATCTATCAGGTATCTGGTGGTCATTATGTAAAACTGGAGGAAAGAATCGTAAAACAGGATATTCATCCATCGGACTGTGAAACTGGTTCCGGTGGAGGGTGTGCAGGGGGTGCGGGTACATCTGCCAGGGTAGAGCTTTTGACAGACTGCAGGTGCGTTGTCTGTAAAAAGGCGGGTTTCAACATTCAGAAGCAACTTGAGAGAAAAGCAATCGCGGTTTTCGATGTTAACTGTTCGGTAGAGGAGGCCTTAGTAAAAATATCCCATTATTTTAGCAGGATAGATAGTCATCAGTCTCTTAGAGGATAACAAAATATAATTGACCAGAAAGTAGAAAATCCGCAGAGAAGAAGGAGGAGTAATTATTATGAAAAAAATATGGAGAAAGTCTGGAATAGCGCTTATAGCATTCAGTTTATTTTTTATCACACTTTTGACGGGCTGTGGCAAAAGTGAAACAAATAAATCAGGAAAATCAGGAAAGGAAGCAACGAAGATTATAGTTGGAACCGGCAATGGATATAGCCCATACTGCTATCTCGATGAAAAAGGAAATCTGGCCGGGTATGAATATGAAGTATTAAAAGCGGTCGACGAATTACTTCCACAGTATGAGTTTGAATTTCAAACTTCAGATTTTACAAACGTGCTGATTTCTCTTGATGCAGGAAAAATAGATATTGCCGCACATCAATATGAGTATAATGATGAAAGAGCGTCAAAATATCTATTTGGAGAAGAACCATATACAACATTTGTAACATATATCGTTGCCCCGAAAGAAAACGCTTCTATTCAGTCATTGGATGATCTTCAAGGGAAGACAATATATGCCGGTGGAAAAGGCTCGAATACCACATATATTCTCGAAAATTACAATAAAGAGCATGCTGATAACCCGATAACGATCATAAATTCTGAGGCAATTACCTCGGAGGAATTCGTACAGGGATTATTGAGTGGAAAATGGGATGCGGCTGTTGCAACGAAACGTGATGTTGAAAAGCATAACAAAACATACGGTTCGGATGTATTGGTCACAGCAGGTGAGCCCATACAGTCCTCGTCTACCTACTATATTTTTG
The window above is part of the Novisyntrophococcus fermenticellae genome. Proteins encoded here:
- the nifH gene encoding nitrogenase iron protein, whose product is MRQIAIYGKGGIGKSTTTQNLTAGLAEYGKKVMVVGCDPKADSTRLLLGGLAQKTVLDTIRDEGDDIELDRILREGFGSTRCVESGGPEPGVGCAGRGIITSINMLENLGAYTDDLDYVFYDVLGDVVCGGFAMPIREGKAKEIYIVASGEMMALYAANNIAKGIKRYAKTGGVRIGGIICNSRNVDRELDLLRAFAKELGTQLLYFVPRDNIVQRAEINKKTVIEYKPDSEQAQEYRNLAEAVINNTNFTIPTPMTQERLEEILFEYGLMDVADDYHI
- a CDS encoding nitrogenase component 1, whose amino-acid sequence is MALNLENSNVATRENRIGSITGYIGTLSDLANQSSCGTLKGCSRCFSQSSTCLSSCALGQLSAIRDVAIIHHGPAGCSAASAGAYYLDKVMAKKRGVTTNTVYIGTDMNENDTIFGSAESLRKIILEVNKRYSPKAIFVTSSCATGIIGEDIDSVVDDVKDEVEVPIVAVHCEGFKSRIWATGFDISDHAVLSSIVQPPRQKRNTINFKNFYESARPEIIEIFKNFDLEPIFLYCNSTIEELSHISESLATTCICGTLGNYLGNGLEETYGVPYIRTINPLGIAGFETWLREIGRVTDRSEAVENYIEEQRKIYIPQIEEIKKELKGLRAVLGMGPGYTFEVSRVLDELGVEVVWALAWHYDKKYENGEVPPSMKYLLENDVDFEASVADQQNYEVMNILKKYQPDLYLSRHPGSTVWAIKNGTPAVYVADEYMIFGYKHTLEFAQSILDSIHNRSFEKNLARRVKLPYTDWWYQQNVDKFLEEAKK
- a CDS encoding transporter substrate-binding domain-containing protein, which codes for MKKIWRKSGIALIAFSLFFITLLTGCGKSETNKSGKSGKEATKIIVGTGNGYSPYCYLDEKGNLAGYEYEVLKAVDELLPQYEFEFQTSDFTNVLISLDAGKIDIAAHQYEYNDERASKYLFGEEPYTTFVTYIVAPKENASIQSLDDLQGKTIYAGGKGSNTTYILENYNKEHADNPITIINSEAITSEEFVQGLLSGKWDAAVATKRDVEKHNKTYGSDVLVTAGEPIQSSSTYYIFDKKNKELKEAVDGAIRELKKSGRLAEISIDVIGGDYTESE
- the cysK gene encoding cysteine synthase A, with the protein product MSKIKESALELVGGTPVLKLNRYTKKAGASEATILAKLEYLNPAGSVKDRIALAMIEDAEKKGILKEGATIIEPTSGNTGIGLAAVAAAKGYKTILTLPDTMSVERRNLLKAYGAELVLTEGAKGMKGAIAKADELAQEIPGAVILGQFVNPANPAVHKATTGPEIWEQTDGKVDIFVAGVGTGGTITGVGEYLKEQNPDIKIVAVEPAGSPVLSTGTPGAHKIQGIGPGFVPEVLNTKIYDEIITIENEDAFAEGKAFAVSEGILVGISSGAALKAAVILANRPENKGKTIVTLLPDSGDRYLSTPLFGNN
- a CDS encoding YezD family protein, whose product is MRQTEINHVLDTLHLKEIEGLIRDLKYGSITIIVQDGKVIQIDKTEKHRMKA
- a CDS encoding NifB/NifX family molybdenum-iron cluster-binding protein: MDNTEYKYRIAVATTDGIVVNQHFGRADEFLIIGLDWQNQIHRIEKRQVNPVCDGGEHDEKRLETTVNMFTDCKYVLVSRIGEGAAYALEKSGIIPIEFPGIIEESVQRILVQELVLSIYL
- a CDS encoding nitrogenase component 1, with translation MAKLLDKQRYKCAMGAMQTVQAISRAIPVLHSGPGCAQKLSDSIGSSGYFSPNIFPCTSINEKDVVFGGVKKLETTIENSLKVIDADFYVVLTGCIPEIVGDDTGEVVSHFEDAGKPVIYASTAGFKGNNYIGHQQIIDAITDQYLEKSEEREKGLVNIWADVPYQDLFWLGNIRELEKLVKELGLTPNTIFGYQRGIDNINKIPKAEFNLLVSPWVSVENMKKMEKKLGIPYLHYPTLPIGAFETTKFLREVGKFAGVDEEKVENIINKHENYYYYLIERYADLFLETRVMAKQFSVVADAQYTLGITKFLVNDLGLVPAKQFVTDDTPKAFQEQIKEEFERLNYGLKAEVRFETDGYKIQNEIREHDYHGYPLILGSYYEKEIAEEMSGHYLNISWPVQDKVVLDDFYVGYTGGIRLIEDIYSVAVQRWN
- a CDS encoding NifB/NifX family molybdenum-iron cluster-binding protein; this translates as MSYKIAIASSDEKQIDETFGLAKRFLIYQVSGGHYVKLEERIVKQDIHPSDCETGSGGGCAGGAGTSARVELLTDCRCVVCKKAGFNIQKQLERKAIAVFDVNCSVEEALVKISHYFSRIDSHQSLRG
- a CDS encoding radical SAM protein, translated to MNNTYKNLQKSHPCFGGHKNNVGRIHLPVSPGCNIACRFCDRVINDVEDRPGVTSKVITPDESIEVLEQALKICPEITVAGIAGPGDTLASGYALQTFRKVKERFPQLIKCMSTNGLLLYEKADEVIDIGIDSLTVTVNAVDPEIEEKLNKYIIYHGRKYEGIEGAEILIENQLKGIKKVSDAGITIKVNSVLVPEINGEHIEAIAKTVKKAGASIDNIIPLIPQAELSCQRAPVCSEIDAARTKASKYIDVFRHCQHCRADAVGVPGKSEFGDQIYQRRISVKETFSHG